A genomic segment from Brienomyrus brachyistius isolate T26 chromosome 9, BBRACH_0.4, whole genome shotgun sequence encodes:
- the sv2a gene encoding synaptic vesicle glycoprotein 2A: MEEGYRDRTAFIRGAKDLAKEVKKQAGKKVGRGFDRMSDEYSKRSYTRFEEDDDDDYPVQGPDGGYYRSDSRANDDDEGAHSDSTEGHDEDDEIYEGEYQGIPRADSEKADGQLGGAVPAGAQFRDIGEQAGERRKDREELAQQYETILQECGHGRFQWTLYFVLGLALMADGVEIFVVGFVLPSAEKDMCLSEPNKSMLGLIVYLGMMVGAFVWGGLADRIGRRQTLLISLSINSVFAFFSSFVQGYSTFLFCRLLSGVGIGGSIPIVFSYYSEFLAQEKRGEHLSWLCMFWMIGGIYAAAMAWAIIPHYGWSFQMGSAYQFHSWRVFVLVCAFPSVSAIGALTTMPESPRFFLENGKHDEAWMILKQVHDTNMRAKGCPERVFSVTTIKTVKPMDELVDMGGEAEAWHKRWRMKMLSLFNQVRSNFLTCFSPEYRRITFMMMAVWFSMSFSYYGLTVWFPDMIKYLQKQEYSSRTKVFIKEKVEHVTFNFTLENQVHRNGEYFNDKFMNLRMKSMVFEDSLFEECYFEDITSSNTFFRNCTFISTLFYNTDLFQYRFINCRLVNSTFLHNKEGCMLDFSDENNAYMIYFVSFLGTLAVLPGNIVSALLMDKIGRLRMLAGSSVISCISCFFLSFGSSESAMIALLCLFGGISIASWSSLDVLTVELYPSDKRTTAFGFLNAMCKLAAVLGISIFTSFVGITKAVPILFASGALAVGSYLALKLPETRGQVLQ, translated from the exons ATGGAGGAAGGTTACAGAGACCGAACAGCCTTCATTCGCGGCGCCAAAGACCTTGCCAAAGAGGTGAAGAAGCAGGCCGGCAAGAAGGTTGGCCGGGGCTTCGACAGGATGTCAGACGAGTATTCGAAGCGCTCGTACACACGCTTCGAGGAAGATGACGATGACGACTATCCAGTCCAGGGCCCGGATGGAGGTTATTACCGCAGTGACAGTCGGGCCAACGACGACGATGAGGGAGCCCACAGCGACTCCACTGAGGGTCATGACGAGGACGACGAGATCTACGAGGGGGAGTATCAGGGAATTCCACGGGCTGACTCTGAAAAGGCAGATGGGCAGCTTGGGGGCGCTGTGCCGGCGGGGGCCCAGTTCCGGGACATTGGCGAGCAAGCGGGTGAGAGGCGGAAGGACAGGGAGGAGCTGGCCCAGCAGTATGAGACAATCCTGCAAGAGTGCGGCCACGGCCGGTTCCAGTGGACCCTCTACTTTGTGCTGGGCCTGGCACTCATGGCCGATGGTGTGGAGATCTTCGTCGTCGGTTTCGTGCTGCCCAGTGCTGAGAAGGACATGTGTCTGTCCGAGCCCAACAAGAGCATGCTGG GCCTCATTGTCTACCTGGGCATGATGGTGGGCGCCTTTGTGTGGGGGGGCCTGGCCGACAGGATCGGAAGACGCCAGACTCTGctcatctctctctccatcAACAGCGTCTTCGCCTTCTTCTCCTCCTTCGTCCAAGGATACAGCACTTTCCTCTTTTGTCGTCTGCTCTCCGGCGTCGG GATCGGTGGCTCTATCCCCATCGTCTTCTCTTACTACTCCGAGTTCCTGGCTCAGGAGAAGAGAGGAGAACACCTGAGCTGGCTCTGCATGTTCTGGATGATCGGGGGCATCTACGCCGCTGCCATGGCCTGGGCCATCATCCCGCACTACG GCTGGAGTTTCCAGATGGGCTCCGCCTACCAGTTTCACAGCTGGCGGGTGTTCGTGCTGGTGTGCGCCTTCCCCTCCGTGTCCGCCATTGGGGCTCTCACCACCATGCCCGAGAGCCCACGCTTCTTCCTGGAG AATGGGAAGCATGACGAGGCCTGGATGATTCTGAAGCAGGTCCACGACACCAACATGCGGGCCAAGGGTTGCCCAGAGAGAGTCTTCTCC GTGACCACCATTAAAACGGTGAAGCCAATGGACGAGCTGGTGGACATGGGGGGAGAGGCAGAGGCCTGGCACAAACGCTGGAGGATGAAAATGCTGAGTCTCTTCAACCAG GTGCGGAGCAATTTCCTTACCTGTTTCTCTCCCGAGTATCGCCGCATCACCTTCATGATGATGGCTGTTTGGTTCTCCATGTCCTTCAG TTATTACGGTTTGACGGTGTGGTTCCCCGACATGATCAAGTACTTGCAGAAGCAGGAGTATTCCAGTCGCACAAAGGTGTTTATCAAAGAGAAGGTGGAACATGTGACCTTCAACTTCACCCTTGAGAACCAGGTGCACCGTAATGGAGAGTACTTCAATGACAA GTTCATGAACTTGAGAATGAAGTCCATGGTGTTCGAAGACTCTCTGTTTGAGGAATGCTACTTTGAGGACATCACCTCCAGCAACACCTTCTTCAgaaactgcaccttcatctcCACGCTCTTCTACAACACAG ACCTCTTCCAGTACAGGTTCATCAACTGCCGACTGGTCAACAGCACCTTCTTACACAACAAGGAGGGCTGCATGCTGGACTTCAGCGACGAGAACAACGCCTACATGATCTACTTCGTCAGCTTCCTGGGAACGCTGGCCGTGCTGCCAGGGAACATCGTGTCCGCCCTGCTCATGGATAAGATCGGCCGGCTGAGGATGCTGG CCGGCTCCAGCGTGATCTCCTGTATCAGCTGTTTCTTCCTGTCGTTCGGCAGCAGCGAATCAGCCATGATCGCGCTGCTCTGCCTTTTCGGGGGCATCAGCATCGCCTCCTGGAGCTCCTTGGACGTGCTCACGGTGGAGCTGTACCCCTCGGACAAAAG aacaacagccttCGGGTTCCTGAATGCCATGTGCAAGTTGGCAGCTGTGCTGGGCATCAGCATCTTCACCTCCTTCGTGGGCATCACCAAGGCCGTGCCCATCTTGTTTGCGTCGGGGGCACTGGCCGTGGGCAGCTATCTGGCCCTGAAACTCCCAGAGACGCGAGGTCAAGTGCTGCAGTAA